From Leptodactylus fuscus isolate aLepFus1 chromosome 11, aLepFus1.hap2, whole genome shotgun sequence, one genomic window encodes:
- the LOC142185209 gene encoding ankyrin repeat and SOCS box protein 12-like yields MLKYRGQEDDHAESRYLHLAVQMDKPQHLAELLSQDKYKNYINSRSGWGVPLTLLRLAASKGFLECLKILLANGAEVDCLDAKAQTPLFAAVSAGHLDCVKELLKAGANPRGSAYNNCSPVLTACQNGQAKILKMLLDYGANPNIRSRKPPKETITGCSGPLYIAAVYNHLECFRTLLLYGADANHNCIDEDSSYRTSPVSVLELCLRLGGNPEFIKLLIEFGANIYLSKMEVLQSEAHPQSLELLQIEKAHPRSLMAQCRLTIRRRLNQMGRLSLIGQLKIPLRILKYLKHQDCC; encoded by the exons atgcttaaaTACAGAGGACAGGAAGATGACCATGCAGAGAGCCGTTACCTCCACCTTGCAGTACAAATGGACAAACCACAACACCTAGCTGAGTTGCTGAGCCAGGACAAATATAAGAACTATATTAACAGCAGAAGTGGATGGGGTGTCCCGTTAACCCTCCTACGTCTTGCAGCTTCTAAGGGCTTTCTGGAGTGTTTGAAGATACTTTTAGCCAATGGAGCAGAAGTGGACTGCTTAGATGCAAAAGCGCAGACTCCACTCTTTGCAGCTGTGAGTGCTGGACACTTGGACTGTGTTAAAGAATTATTAAAAGCTGGTGCCAACCCCAGAGGCAGTGCCTACAATAACTGCTCCCCCGTGCTGACAGCATGTCAGAACGGTCAAGCCAAAATTTTAAAGATGCTTCTGGATTATGGTGCAAATCCAAATATTAGGTCAAGGAAGCCACCAAAAGAAACTATCACAGGATGTTCCGGCCCCTTGTACATTGCTGCTGTATATAACCACTTGGAATGCTTTAGGACACTGCTTCTTTATGGAGCTGATGCAAATCACAATTGTATAGACGAGGACTCCTCCTACAGAACGTCTCCTGTGAGTGTGCTAGAGTTATGCCTGAGGCTTGGCGGTAACCCAGAGTTTATAAAACTTCTCATTGAATTTGGTGCAAACATATATCTATCCAAAATGGAGGTACTTCAGTCAGAGGCACATCCGCAGTCTTTGGAGCTTCTACAGATAGAAAAAG CACATCCCAGATCCCTGATGGCTCAGTGTCGCCTAACGATAAGGAGAAGGCTAAACCAAATGGGAAGGTTAAGTCTTATTGGTCAACTGAAAATCCCGCTAAGGATATTGAAATACTTAAAGCACCAAGATTGCTGCTGA